TTCCACCAGTCCTCATCGAGTTCAGATAACGGGTACGAGATTAACATCCTCAGTTTGATAAAGGCAGGGATAAGATTCTGGGAATGTGTGGCCGTGCAGTTGGCTTCCTTTGCAAGTGCTTTGCTGTTATCTCTGATTGGCCCCGAGGAATTGCAAAAAATTGAATAGTAGCTTGCTCTAGAGTGCGAGCTGTCAGATGGCTGCCAAACTGGTGTTTGATTCATGTATAACGCCCCCTTCTCCTCGGAGTTGCAGATTTCAAAATGACATGCAGACTTGCAGCGCAATTAGGGAAGACCGCAAGATGATCAGAATCGACATCCACCAGAATGATGTTTGCCTCACATCTGCATCGTGAAAAGAATCCTTGGCAGATATCATGTGACACGGAGTTCTTAGGGAAAGTGCATAGGGCCAGTGTCCATTTTAGGAAGGTACGTGTTGGTTGTATAAAAGGACACtcccttcctcttcttttctttctcctcaGCCCTCTCGACCACCATCTCTCCGTATCCCCCGGGACAGCGCAGGCAGAGGAATGTGTATCACCTATACATAGAGACATCAACATTACCAAGGTTGTTGAGGTCCATGTAGGTCCACACCAAAATCAACCCGGGCTTTCTCATCGGTTCTCTTTCCGAATCTCGAGAAAGTCGAGATTGGACACGAAAACGTTGTCACCGACGAGGTTGTAAAAAGTTTCGCACGACGGTACCCAGCCCTACTGACCTTCAAGCAGCGCTGGTCGGAGCATTCAGTTCTGGCCTTCGACCTCCACGATGAGCCTTATCGGATCTGAGGTCGCCACAGTTGGGCCATTCCGAGGGTGGGTTGCTACAACCGTTGCTTTGAAACCCGTCTTGCGGAAAGGGTTGGTGGATACACATATCTACGCTCTCTGGTCAGGTGGAGGACAGTCTCTAGTACGAAGCATTTAATGGCTTTTGTGAAGAGAGCTGACGACATTATGAGCTCGTCGTCGTTTAGCTTCCTGCCTTTCCAGGTCTTAAAAAAGCACGCTCTTTCTGGAAACCTCAATCCCCTGGATACCACCCACAGAAATTCGATTCGTCCAATTACCAAACCCACGACATTGACTAGTCCCTCGCACCCCAATTAGATAATGTGTGATTCATAATGATTTGAACAGGTTTTGACACTCCTATGCGAGGGTCAAAGACAGCCGGAAGGCTGTTGCGCTCGGCCTACAGCAAGGAGGGTGGCCTCGCCACCGCTCCCGCAAGCGTCCTCACAATCGTCAGCCTCAATTTTGAGTCATGGCCAAATGAATTGCAACATACTTAGACATGCGGAATTGAAATGCGGTAATCATATTGGAAAATCTGGCTCTTTTGTCCTATGACGGAACTCTCAATGACATTGTTGAAGTGTAAGGACGCGCAGGGGATGTACAACATCAACATCCCAATTCTTTGGGAAATCCTCGACAATCATGAGACTCTCCCAGGCATTTCAGAAGGTACTGAAACCAAGTGCAATATCTTGTAACACCTAGACTTCTCGCCAGCAGTGGAGTGGTGCTTGGACTATTGAAGACCTCGCTTCGCTATGAAACATCGATTGACCAAGCGGACAAGCGCGTTCATTCGCCGCTGAATTTTTGCAGAATACTCCGGGCACATTAAATCGTCGTCAAAGGATGGAAACACATGAATGGGAAGTGCTCTGAAGGCACCTACAAGGGTTCTTGATGTTGCTAAACTACAAGATCCTTACGGCCCTGTAAATTTGAATAACAACTCTAGGTAAGACTGGACGGACCAACCTCCCTTGTTTCCTCGATTAGCATTTTAACCTAGAATACAATTTATAAATAAGAGGGACATAAGCCCGATGGAGAGGAGATGTCTCCCTATGttttatatatatatatacttTTCCAACGCCGAGAGCACAGGACATAACCCGCTTTGACTCTAAACTAGAACCTCCCGAAATCCCAAGCCGTGGGGTAAAAAAGTAAACATCGCTCATTGGTATGCCAAACTCCTTTGTATCATGACGCGAGAATGCAAAGGACAATCTCAAATCTCTTGCGTATCCAGCGCCCACACCTCCCAATGCTTCAACACCTCCCATCCCACCCGTCGTGCACGCCGTCTCCACACAAAACCATCATCGGTTAGAGTGTACGGGTAGCAGCCGGCGTAGGCAGCCGTCGCGTCTTCACTACCTTCACGCCTATCGAAGGTAAACGGGCAGCCAGTTGGTGGTCTGGGAGTTTCGCTTTCATCTCGGTCTCGTGATCGTTTCCCTAGTATTGATGGCGGTAGGACGCCGCGTCTTGGATTGGTCCAAGAGGAAATTTGTGTTGCCTGCGTATCGGGTGATTTGTAGGTGGCAATAGGCTGATACGGTGTGTTGAATCCAGTGCCACTGGGGCCTTGCGGGAGAACAGGGCTATTTGTCGTTGTCTCCGGGGATGCATTTTCGTTATTGGTTGGTGTTGGGGACCCTTTGTGGATCCCGAGTGGGATGGGTGCTTTGTAGAAATCCCGCAGTTCCCAGGCTTTCCAGCCCATGCTGATGACCTTCACGTTTCCGAAGACTTGCTTGTTGGCAAGCTCGTAACTCAGCATTTCCGTTAGAATTGAGTCGTCGATGTCCACCACCTCTGCGAGTGTTTTGGCATTCGCCAAAGTCTCTTGCATCGCCTTGCTTAGATCAGATACTGCCGTTCCTCGTGCAGTTGGGGATGTCCTCAGAGAAGAACTAGCAGATTGTCCGGAAGACTGGGGAATGAGAAGTCGAAGCGCCTTCAAATTCCGGAGGAAGGGTATTAGTAGACCAAGTGATTCCAGACTGGTAAATTCTGTTGCGAGGGCGAGCTGTTCCAAATTCGGACAGCTGTGGACGAGTCGCGCGATCATCCCAGTGGAGAGAGGCCATCTAGAGGGGAGAAGTAGATGGCGCAACGATGCGCCATGATTTGTGGTAATGTGTGAGAGATAGAGGTCTCGCATGCTAGCCATAGCATTGAGCTGACTAACTGGAGAGGCAGAAGCGATAGGGGAGTTGGTTGCATTGGTTGCCGTTCCGTTGGGCGCACCAGACAAAGGGTATTCGGATGTTGGGGGCGTGAGCGCCGATGAGACTGCACCTCCTCCGGGTCGTGGGCAATTGAGCAGATCGCTTGATTCCGATGTGACATTGACGAAGTATAACCGCTCGAGGCCAAAGAAATTCCCAATGAACTCCGAATTCCGTTTTGACACTGCATCCACCCGAACGGATTTCATGTGAAGCTTTGCATGGGGTGGAGTTCTCGGCCAGCTACTCTCGATGAATGTGTTGACCAGACTAGAGCCCTCAACACCACTGAGGAATGTAACATCTTCGACGGTAGTCGGATCGAAAGCGTAGTTGAAATCGTCGGTGTGGAAGGCATACAGATTTTGGAATGACAGCTTCTTGACCGTCAGTGGTCGCTTGCTTGCGATCAGCTTGCGGAAGTAATCATGCAGAGAGACACTCGGCTCGTGCGCATCTCGCATTCGTGGCGACCAATGTAATTTCAAATCGCACAAGTTCCTACTTTTACAAAGAAGAGTCGCTATGTCATCGGGGTAGCATAGCGGGTCGATATCGGTGATTTTCAGACATCGCAAATGTGGCATTCCCGGTATCACGAAAGTGGGCTGTGGGTGACGACTCGATGGAAACCGGATCGTCAAGGATGTGAGCTTCGGCAGCTGGGTCAGCCCTGTATAAACCGTGTCGAGCATTTTGGTGTTCAGTTCCCAGTGGAAGCTCTCCAGATTAGTCATGCGATCTACCGCAGCACGGGCGGCAATGTTCAACAGCATTGATGCGTCGGGCACCCGGCCGACTCGGGCATGCTCTTCCAGCTCATGTCCCTTCCATTCCCCGCGTAGTGTCATCGATCGTACCAGTGTTGCATAGGATCGCGTAATGATCGCATTCAACCCCATCGTGAAGGGACTGGCGCTCCCTATTCCTTCTGGTTGTTCACCGCGATAACGAATTTTGTCGTAGGAGGTCAGCGTTAGGCTCCGGTATAGCTGTGGCAACGCCATATAGTTGAGGACCCGACATGTCCGACATAGCCGGGCGAGATCTCCTGTGTCGTCAACCTACGGGCATGTTAGAGATGGAAGTGAGGTGTGCGGAGTTCTCCCTCTTACATGTGACACAATCTCCGCGATGAGATTCAACGGCAGAACCATCAACTGGGCACCGCCAGGCGGTTGTGTTATGCTCACTTCGAACATATTTCGATTGACGGCCGCCATGATGCGACGCCTATAGCGAGTTGTCACATGGAGATACAAAGAATATGGGGAAAAGACACCGGGATCGCTAGTTTCCGAGTGAAATTTCGTCTCCACTTTGGTAATCCTTGTTCTCACAAGGTTGGTCAGCCACTCTTCCATTCCGTAGAACCAAGTAGAGATCACTGATTGTCATCATTGGCTCTTAATACAGTAATGCAGTAGCAGCGTATTGCGATGATTAGATTCAATTTCAAACTTATAATGGGGTATCTTTCTAGGGTGTTGAATTTCTCACACCTTTCCAATAATCTCAAATCCATATGTACTCCATGAAAAGATCCAATAACAATGTCCAAAACTGACTAAAATATGCCTGCCTACCCAATGGCCAAGTTTCTTAGCCTCATTCAGCCATGCCCAAATGGTAACGTACACGTCTAAAAGTGGCGTTTTAAGAAGAGTTGCCATGTGTGTTGGGCCCGTGCTCAGGGTGGGATGGTTCCGTTGGTTCCGCTGACATATCACCTCTTTCTTCGTATGTCGTATCTGTCCAACTTTGTTGGTCGTCATCTGTGACATGATTATTGCGATCAGGATGGCTGATGGCCTCATTGATCAGTGCCGCAGCCTCGGGGTCATAGTGTAGAACATAGTCTCCGCCTCCTCGCTCTACATCTGCCTCCGTCCATGGAGCAGACGCTTGCGGTCGAGAAGGAATCACCCGCACAGGTAAATTGGGACGACTAGAGGGCGTTTCGTGGTGAAGGGGTTCTATTGGCCGGCTCTCTCCCGGTGGTCGAGTATCCTCTAGCAGTCGGTTTTGCGGTGACCATGTGTGCTGGCCACGGCGGCGTGCTGGAATAACGGTAACTGGTAAGGCGCCGTCGGCATTTTGTGGTCCCGTGCCTAGTCGGGGTTTCCGatggagagaaaagaagtgGTCAGCTCGAGACCGCGCAGCTTTCATTTCTGCCTCGGCTTCTTCTGCTGCAGTAGATGGTCTATGTTCTGAGTATTCTTCCCCAGCTTGTGCAGATGCCACTTCTTTTGGCAGAGATGCACGTCGCCTCTTGAATGGGTGCAGGAGAACATGCCATCGCGGATCGGGTTGGATAATCTGCGGTGACTGCTCTCGGGTATTTTGAATAGAAAGGGCAGGACCATTTGGATTAGGAGCATGTGTCACCCTGCCTTCCAGTTCCTTatcttcatccaattcctcctcctcgtgCATATTTGGCATTGCGGCGGGAGGCGTAGGACTCGCCACCGAATGGTACCGGACATTGTATACTGTACTTGCTGCACTAGTAGTATCGGCACGGCTGATCGGTGTGATCGCCGCTGGGGGTGGAGTGGGCCGGTCATTGTTTGGGCCCTGCAGTGCCGACGTAGCGGCTTGGTTATATGGTGGTGCTCCGGCTCTTCTGTTTCGATTACCGCGAGGCAGTACAGCCCGGGCCCGTAGAGGTCGATGGGCTAAACCCATGACACCGCCCCATCCAGACGATGCGCCACTGCCACCACCTTGGTCGTGTCCTGGGCCCGAGAAACGTGGCCAGTCAACTTCTTCAGACGGAGTGACCTCAAGCATTTCATCGCCGTCGAAAACCTCTCGCCCGAGAATCCCATCTTTGGTTTCATCTCGTTCCAGCGCTTCAATTCGTTCCACCCACTCCCAAACCACCACACTGGCCGCGGCAGAACCTACCCATCGAATATAGGTACCCCAGCCAGCGATTTCTGGCTTCGCAATATctaaaacaaagaaaacgacGGGTATTAGAATGGCGCATAGCGAGAGAAGAGCCACTAAGCAGATATTCCGCATCTTCGGGTGGAAAAACGCATAACGATGCTTGGATATCGAGTAGAAAATCACCCACGCAGCATACAGAAGGTTGAGGGACAGCTCAAACAAGTAACTTAAAGCAGGAATGGCATCCTCGTATAGCCTGGGTCGTGTCGGAGAGCTCCTTGCCCAAAAATTATCCATGATACTGAAAGTCGTATCCAGCACAATCAACGCAAACCCAGCCCATTTGATCATAACTTTTTCCTTATGTCGCGGAAACAATCGAATTAATGTCTGAACCTGCGCAAGCCACAGAAATGTGCTCGATATGACGCGCACGATGCGAATTTCCAGTCCGTCAATAACCTCCTGGGAAAGCGCCTCAGCATCGGAGAACCCGTAGTCATACTGCCTCTCGGCGACTCGGAAGGAATCGACCGTGGCGATAGTCAACGAGACCGCAACCAAGATCGCGGCCACTTTCTGTAGCCACGGTCGCCCACCGACTCCGACCACCGACGAGTTCCCGGTATATGAGCCGCTGATCATCCCATGGCGGCCGAGGAAATTAGCGCCGCCGCCGGGGCCGCCGACATAAAAAGTGCGCGGTGTGATAAAAAGGATGATGACAAGAAGATAGCTAACGACAGTTGCACAGCCAATTGCATATAGCTGTGGGGTAATGGAGGAGTAGAATGGATCGCGGGTATCGAGGACAGCGGAGATATGAACATCGTCAGTTGGCAAGCCTGTGCAGGTAGGCTCGAAGATGGCGATTTCACTGAGGGTAATAGCAAATGATTTGTTGAGGTATACGAGTCCTGCAAAGAATTGGCAACTCGGAATTAGACACGGTTGTAAGGAGGGCCTCACCGAGTCCGCGACCGGCGGCCTGCAGCCTGCGGCCCGACGACCAAGATCTCGAGGAAAGGGGGAGACCACATACCATTACTAGGCAAGACAACAGGCGTACAACCGGGTAAATAAGTCTTCGTCGTAGTCGGTGTTGGATTCGCCCAGATCTGGCGGGGAAGCAAATGGAAATCATTTTCCATGATCGAACTCGATGTGAACGGCCTTGAATCGCCGTCCCTGGAACAGTTCATATACAGCGCGATTTCCACCGACGCGCCCGTGTCACAAGACCCTTCACTATTTAGACTTCCATTCTTGGCTTTGGTCGCGTACAGACGTTACGAATCCAAGgactgggggggggggggggggggggtggcGATTGATGTCTGGAGTTGGAGGAATGGCCACGGCGGTGTGAGATGAGAGGCACAAGACGAgaactgttttttttttcccctaaTTTGCATCACAGAGAAAAGTGAAGATCAAAAGAAGGGTGACAATCTACGTGAGAAGAGCATTGAAGGATTAAGGTGGGAAATCTGGAGGGACGCTCCGCCCATTTCAAGGCTCGGCATTGGCTCCTCCACAAATTCCGGGCGCTAATGGGCACACTACTGtactctactccgtactttctCTGCTCTCTTTCATAGCTTGCATGCCCATTAGATTGATTTATGTAAGCTCGGCTAAGTCAAGGGCTAAAAATTCACTAGCTGATCGAAAACATGTCCATCATCCATGTATCACATCACTCTTCACTGTCTGTACAAGATTCATCACACATAGGAGACGCTGATTTTCCATGGGTACCATTCCATCAAGAGATTTATGCCTGGGCGGCGAAACCAAGACTAGGTCCTTCAGAGTCGAAAACGACGTACTGGCTCTTAAGGAAGATATCACCGAAGATGGAGAAGCCAAGGCCAGTGTTGCTCTGGATACCACCGAAGCAGGAGGAGCTACCAGGGTTGACGGAAGCGTAGTTGATGAGGCTTCCGGGAACCACGGCGTCGTAGCCACTGATGGTCACAGTGAAGTCAGGCAGGTTGGCAGAGCAAGGGAAGACATAGCCACCCGCAGAGTCGCTGTTCCGGGCGCCCTTAACCTGTCTGTAGTAGGCGTCGACGACAGAGTCAGGGAGCAGGAGAAGGGTGGTACCGGTATCTATAATTCAAACAATCAGTGCTGAACCAGTCATGGATGTCCAAAGAAAAGATGTAACTCACCGGCAATACCGGTGATAGGGCCGCCAGTAGAACCGGAGCCGATCTTGTGGCTGTCGGTGGTGAAGGACCAGAATCCATCGGAGTTGTCAACGTCGGTGAAGGCAACAGATCCAATGAACTTATTCTCGTCAATGAAACCGAAGTCATAGGTGCCAGGGGCACCGTGCTTGAGAGTCACAGCAAACAGGGGCTGGTCGAGGCTGGACTTGACGGTGTCGAAGAAAGTAGTCTGAGGCACGGGGGTGACGGTGTTGATGGAGCTGAAAGCCAGACCCAGCAGGCCGTCGTTGCTTGTGTCCTGCACGAACTCCTCGCTGATCTGCTGGGCAGCCTCAACGGCTTGGCCAATGGCCCTGACTCCACCAACGGTGACAGTGTCCTTGTAGACATCACCACTGGCACTGCTGCCATCACCGTAAGAGATAGACCAGCTAGAACCCCACAGCTTAGTGCCGGAGCTGCCAATCTGGTAGACGTCGTGGCCATTCTGGTCCGATGGACTGAGTTCGGAAGAGAAAACCCAGCTATCAACTGTTAGTTGCGGTCCTGGAGGGAaatatgaaaaaaaaaaaaaaaaacaacttACAGGTCAGCAGAGCCAGTGTCGAAGTCCAAGTTCAAGGTGGTTTCGCCAATCTTGACTGGCGTGAGGTACTCATCGTCGTTGCCTTCAGGGGTGGTAATGGCAGAGCCACTCACAGCAGCAGCGCGAACTGCGGCCGGGACCGGTGCACCATACTTGGACAGTGCTTTGGCGTACAAAGCGGGCAAGTTGACAGTCTTAGCGCCGGTAGTAGTCTTCTTCACCTGGCTTACAGTGAAGGCCTGACGGGGGCTCTTGACTGGCACAGCTGCAGCCGAGGCAGCGACCGAGAAGCAAGTGAGAGCGGCCGTAACTTTGCTGAAGACAACCATGATGATGGTTGTAGAGAAGGATGGATCTTATAGGAATGAAGCCAATGCAGGAGAAGATGGATTCCACAAACCGCTGGAGGGAAGGCCTCCTTTATAGCTTTTCTACATAGAAGCCAACCGCCGGCGTCCGAGAGTGGAAGACATCAACAGGGCTGACCATCACAACATCCCGGAAAAGGTGACACTGCTCTTCTAGGAAGGAAGCATGACGATCCAGCAGAATGTAGTCAAGTCGAGGGGAAACTTCGAGATCGTCATGAAAGCCATCGGCCATCCAGGATTGCGCAACGGAGTCCGCCACGCAGGCTATTGAGGGGTCAAGCCAAAAGCGACATAGTAACCAAGTCTCAAAAACCTAGAGGGTGTCGATGGACATGAGAGGACTAGCGTGGCCAGCGCACGGGGGGGGATAGAAGATGCACGCAATACGATTTAAGCAAGATACCTAGGGAGCTTGGTTATGACAAGCTATCTGAATGGAGAAGTCCAGCCAAGGCAAAGCGTTGTTTTGGAGGACTGCATCTTGGTACTCATTGGGTGAAGGCTGGCCAATCGCCATCCTTGGTGATCCTTGTGTAAGAGAACACTAGGCTCTCATTGGGTTACCCCGATAgcgagtacggagtaatccCACGACTCCGTAAAAGATTGTCTTGTTGACAGATTAGTCACGTTGCATGGGATTGTTCTAATTGTTCGGACCATTGAGACACTAAGCGCCCTGACGATCACCGTTATCTCCACGTCGGCCAATCATCTGCTCGAGGGCGCAAACAAGGTCACATCGCTCTATTAAGCAATTAGCGGGCCTCATTAGGTGAGACATTCGGTGGGTGAACCTTTTTGGGTTTAAACTTGGGTCGAGAAGGGTTGTCCGCCGAGATTCTGGCTCTGTTAGCTCTCAATGAAAACGAGAAATAAAAGTACAATCTCCGACGGGGATCCGTCCCTGTATTGCATGTTTTACTAATCCCTGCAACATTAACGTCGCGTGCTCGATATCAGAAGATGTGGCTCCTCCCCCCCGGAGAACGATCCAATAGCGGCTCTTGTTGCCTGCATTGAAAGAATCGAAGGATCTAACGGTTATCGATATGGCGAGCAGTTCAACGCGAGGATCAGCTgtcaaaaaaaatttaataATTAAAACTTCCGTTCCTTGGAAGAGAGTCCAGTATGTTGTAGTGATAAAGTATGCTGTACAGGGAAGTGACTGTCTTAGAGACACTGGAAAGTCCGGTAATCATCTCTTTGAAtgaactacggagtacacacaGTAACCCTATGCGGGAGTTGTCTTCAGGGGACTAAATTTACATTATCCACACATCGTCAGCACGGAGaacggagtacaacatatgttgtactccaGAGCCAAAGCCACCACCCAAAAGCTTCCTCTGCGGTCCAAGAGATTGATAAAATACCAGGTGAATGCAAAGAGGACCTACTTTCTTCATtaaactactccgtagagacCCCGCAATCTAATGCCCCGACGGACACCGCCGGAATTAACCCGTATAGTGATTCGCAATGGACTATGTTGTCGACGATGGGCTGCAATGATAACACCATCGGCAGACTTGTCAGGCAATCAGAGAATTCAGGAATCGGTTTCAAGCAAACTGCGAGTGATttcgtatgttgtatgttgaAGAACCGCCGAGCGAATCCCGCAAGggtatatgttgtaggaaaAAAGAGGCCAAGGTACAGCCCCATAAGCTAGACTCCAAAGAGACTCCAAGATCAAAGCGTAAgacattaaaaaaaaaagttaccACCAAAATATTCGTAATCATCATTATCTTCGTCACAGATACTGGGACGATAGTCCGGCCCCGGTCTCACCCTCACCGTTAGTGTTCCCATCATACCCCTCATTGAGGAGTACCTCGAGCATATCGAACTCACCAAGCATGGGTCCAGTCCCACCCAGACCCTGGTCAACAACCCCCGTGGAGCTGTTGAAGAATTGATCAAGAGGCAGAGCAAACCAATCCGGAAGCGCACCGGAGGCAGAATGGTGGCTGTCGCCCATGGTCTGTGATGACGTGGCTTGATTTGGCGATGATCTGTCCATCTCGTTGGCGGGAAATGTCGAGTTTGACTCATAGTAGTTGTGGTACACGGACGGCGGAGGCGGCATGAAGGATACATTGAGGTTGGATGAGTTGATCGGCTGGGCAGGGATGTTCGCCAGTGGATCATGCCCTGACACTATCGGGTGGCCAGTGCTAGGAGTGTCCGTATATCCTAGGCCCGACCCGCCCGACGTTGTATCATGGCCCTGGTTAGCGGACCAAGGTGCATTCGGGCCGTCACGACGAGTTGTTGAATGGTCACGCGATGGCGAATGAGGCCCCGAGGTACGATCATGTCCCTCTCCGTCTGCGCCCCGGTCATGCGGTGCAAAGCGCAGAAAACGCGTCCGAATGCTGCTAGTGAGAAGCTCGAGAAGCCGAGCTACCGTGTTGCTCAGGTGCACATCATCCACGACATAATTGCGCAGTGCCTCCACCGTACGGTCCTGCAGGTCTAGAGACACTCGCACATCGTCTTCTCTAGCACCCAAAGTGAAAGTCTATAATTGGGAGTCAGAATTATGCTTCCTGGGGGGTTCCGCCAAAGAACATACCTTCAAGATGAAGATCATTCCAGACAAGATTCGGAAAAAAGTTCGAATAGGTGCGTGTCTCAGACGACCTTCGGGGACGAGGCCTTCCAATACAGTCTGCAGAATTTTGCGCGAGGAATCGATGAC
The nucleotide sequence above comes from Penicillium digitatum chromosome 1, complete sequence. Encoded proteins:
- a CDS encoding Aspartic protease pep1, yielding MVVFSKVTAALTCFSVAASAAAVPVKSPRQAFTVSQVKKTTTGAKTVNLPALYAKALSKYGAPVPAAVRAAAVSGSAITTPEGNDDEYLTPVKIGETTLNLDFDTGSADLWVFSSELSPSDQNGHDVYQIGSSGTKLWGSSWSISYGDGSSASGDVYKDTVTVGGVRAIGQAVEAAQQISEEFVQDTSNDGLLGLAFSSINTVTPVPQTTFFDTVKSSLDQPLFAVTLKHGAPGTYDFGFIDENKFIGSVAFTDVDNSDGFWSFTTDSHKIGSGSTGGPITGIADTGTTLLLLPDSVVDAYYRQVKGARNSDSAGGYVFPCSANLPDFTVTISGYDAVVPGSLINYASVNPGSSSCFGGIQSNTGLGFSIFGDIFLKSQYVVFDSEGPSLGFAAQA
- a CDS encoding PalH, translating into MENDFHLLPRQIWANPTPTTTKTYLPGCTPVVLPSNGLVYLNKSFAITLSEIAIFEPTCTGLPTDDVHISAVLDTRDPFYSSITPQLYAIGCATVVSYLLVIILFITPRTFYVGGPGGGANFLGRHGMISGSYTGNSSVVGVGGRPWLQKVAAILVAVSLTIATVDSFRVAERQYDYGFSDAEALSQEVIDGLEIRIVRVISSTFLWLAQVQTLIRLFPRHKEKVMIKWAGFALIVLDTTFSIMDNFWARSSPTRPRLYEDAIPALSYLFELSLNLLYAAWVIFYSISKHRYAFFHPKMRNICLVALLSLCAILIPVVFFVLDIAKPEIAGWGTYIRWVGSAAASVVVWEWVERIEALERDETKDGILGREVFDGDEMLEVTPSEEVDWPRFSGPGHDQGGGSGASSGWGGVMGLAHRPLRARAVLPRGNRNRRAGAPPYNQAATSALQGPNNDRPTPPPAAITPISRADTTSAASTVYNVRYHSVASPTPPAAMPNMHEEEELDEDKELEGRVTHAPNPNGPALSIQNTREQSPQIIQPDPRWHVLLHPFKRRRASLPKEVASAQAGEEYSEHRPSTAAEEAEAEMKAARSRADHFFSLHRKPRLGTGPQNADGALPVTVIPARRRGQHTWSPQNRLLEDTRPPGESRPIEPLHHETPSSRPNLPVRVIPSRPQASAPWTEADVERGGGDYVLHYDPEAAALINEAISHPDRNNHVTDDDQQSWTDTTYEERGDMSAEPTEPSHPEHGPNTHGNSS
- a CDS encoding extradiol ring-cleavage dioxygenase; its protein translation is MAAVNRNMFEVSITQPPGGAQLMVLPLNLIAEIVSHVDDTGDLARLCRTCRVLNYMALPQLYRSLTLTSYDKIRYRGEQPEGIGSASPFTMGLNAIITRSYATLVRSMTLRGEWKGHELEEHARVGRVPDASMLLNIAARAAVDRMTNLESFHWELNTKMLDTVYTGLTQLPKLTSLTIRFPSSRHPQPTFVIPGMPHLRCLKITDIDPLCYPDDIATLLCKSRNLCDLKLHWSPRMRDAHEPSVSLHDYFRKLIASKRPLTVKKLSFQNLYAFHTDDFNYAFDPTTVEDVTFLSGVEGSSLVNTFIESSWPRTPPHAKLHMKSVRVDAVSKRNSEFIGNFFGLERLYFVNVTSESSDLLNCPRPGGGAVSSALTPPTSEYPLSGAPNGTATNATNSPIASASPVSQLNAMASMRDLYLSHITTNHGASLRHLLLPSRWPLSTGMIARLVHSCPNLEQLALATEFTSLESLGLLIPFLRNLKALRLLIPQSSGQSASSSLRTSPTARGTAVSDLSKAMQETLANAKTLAEVVDIDDSILTEMLSYELANKQVFGNVKVISMGWKAWELRDFYKAPIPLGIHKGSPTPTNNENASPETTTNSPVLPQGPSGTGFNTPYQPIATYKSPDTQATQISSWTNPRRGVLPPSILGKRSRDRDESETPRPPTGCPFTFDRREGSEDATAAYAGCYPYTLTDDGFVWRRRARRVGWEVLKHWEVWALDTQEI